A stretch of DNA from Bacillota bacterium:
GGCTTCTTCGAGGCTGATACGGGCCGCTTCGACACGAGAGATCCTGTGGCCCTCCGTTACAGCCGCGATGTGCCGGTGGAGTTGTGGGAGCGCTACGGCCGCCACACCTCGTTCGGGGGCTGGTACCTGCCGGTTGAGGCACCCATCCGGGGCCACTTCCCCGACGGTTACCTTCGGTACACGCAGGCTATGGCGAGCCGGCTTCGCCAGATAGCGCCCGGCAAGCCGATCCTCATCGCTCCCTACGGGACTCGCACTGTCGTGCCAGATGCCCGTTTCGTTTCTCAACTGCGTGCGCTCGAGGTGGATTACGTCGCCTACCAGGACGAGGTCGGCGTCGAAAAGACCCGGCTGGACGAGCTCGACGGCATCTGGAGCCGTGTTCGCCAGGCGCATGACCGGGCGGGTATCCCGCTGTGGGCGGACGTGGAGCTGTTCCGGTTCGAGGGTCCCGTGTACCGAAGCCCGCTGGTGCCCGCGCCCATGGCCCGGATCGAGGCTCAGCTCGCCGCCGCCTCACGCTACGTCGAGAAGATCCTCGGATACCAGTACCTCGGCCTCATGAATGCTCCTGACAGCTTGGCACCGGCGGGGCATCCCAGCTCTGTCGACCTGTACCGGGCGTATCGGGCCTGGCTGGAGCGCCGTACGGGAGCGGAGAGTTGAAGCAGAGGGGGTGGGGCCTGAGCTATGAGCCGCGCAGGTTCTGCGAACAACGAGCCAGAGGTTATCAGGGTCGGAGTCCTTGGTACGGGGGCCATCGCGCGAATCGCCCACCTCCCGGCGCTGAACCACCTGCCGGGGGTTCAGGTCACGGCCGTGGCGGATGTGGACAGGAACCGGGCCGAGCAAGCGGCGCGCCGGTTCTCGATTCCCCGGGTATGCTCCACCATCGAGGAGATGGTCGCTCAAGAACCGCTCGATGCCGTGATCGTATGTACCCCGAACTACTTGCATGCCGAACACGCGGTGGCTGCGCTCAAGGCGGGCAAACACGTCCTCGTGGAAAAGCCTATCGCGACGACCCTGGCCGACGCGCTCGCGATGAAAAACGCGGCCCGGGAAGCGGGGCGCGTCCTCATGGTCGGGTTCACCCACCGCTTTTACGCTTTCAACCGATATGCCCATAAGCTCGTTCAAGAAGGAGCGATCGGCCGGATCGTGAGCCTGCGCATGCGGTTCTCGCACGAAGGCCCGTACGTCTCATGGCCGGCTGAAAGCCGGTGGTTCCTCGACCGCCGGCTCGCCGGCGGGGGAGCCCTTCTGGACATGGGGATCCACGCGGTCGACCTCGCCTCCTGGCTCGTCGGGGCTGACATACGGGAAGTGGCAGCCATGACGAGCCCGGTTGAAGTTGATAGCGAGGTGGAGAGAACGGCTCACGTACTGCTCCACTTCGCGGGGGGAGCGCTGGGGGCGATCGAGGTGGGATGGTCCACCAAGGACGGGGCTTTAGGCTACGAGCTTTATGGAACGGAAGGCTCCATGCTCGTGGACTACCAGACGCCCATCAAGCTGCTGGCTCCGACGGTGACGGGGCCCCGGGTCCGCGGGTGGATCGTGCCTTCCGT
This window harbors:
- a CDS encoding DUF4434 domain-containing protein is translated as MKSERSKTLPIEGSWFDFRHPNPYDGNYWNMQTAAFTGEQWQAKIREMAGIGMKTLVLMSVAHQGMALYPSRVIPRRWRPFHCEDPIEAVLQAADREDARVFIGLGFFEADTGRFDTRDPVALRYSRDVPVELWERYGRHTSFGGWYLPVEAPIRGHFPDGYLRYTQAMASRLRQIAPGKPILIAPYGTRTVVPDARFVSQLRALEVDYVAYQDEVGVEKTRLDELDGIWSRVRQAHDRAGIPLWADVELFRFEGPVYRSPLVPAPMARIEAQLAAASRYVEKILGYQYLGLMNAPDSLAPAGHPSSVDLYRAYRAWLERRTGAES
- a CDS encoding Gfo/Idh/MocA family oxidoreductase; protein product: MSRAGSANNEPEVIRVGVLGTGAIARIAHLPALNHLPGVQVTAVADVDRNRAEQAARRFSIPRVCSTIEEMVAQEPLDAVIVCTPNYLHAEHAVAALKAGKHVLVEKPIATTLADALAMKNAAREAGRVLMVGFTHRFYAFNRYAHKLVQEGAIGRIVSLRMRFSHEGPYVSWPAESRWFLDRRLAGGGALLDMGIHAVDLASWLVGADIREVAAMTSPVEVDSEVERTAHVLLHFAGGALGAIEVGWSTKDGALGYELYGTEGSMLVDYQTPIKLLAPTVTGPRVRGWIVPSVGRSDPYLEELRHFFDCVRTGESPVVGAHEGIEALRVILAAYDAAESGRTVHVA